A region of Neovison vison isolate M4711 chromosome 7, ASM_NN_V1, whole genome shotgun sequence DNA encodes the following proteins:
- the ZNF135 gene encoding zinc finger protein 135 isoform X1: MTAGLVAAGAPEQVTFEDVVVDFTREEWGQLEPAQRTLYLDVMLETFRLLVSVDLETRPKTRLSSPKQDITEERGSSGLVERFLWEGLWYAEGDNAKGHWGQSHESRDSRMVQAAFTPVRTPMQQQQQGNGFGENLILSPHLPPQAMTPERQGLHMPGTRVKRGKPDPGFNAQPKTYTKEKPYKCQACGKAFSHSSALIEHHRTHTGERPYECHECGKGFRNSSALTKHQRIHTGEKPYKCTQCGKTFNQIAPLIQHQRTHTGEKPYECGECGKAFSFRSSFSQHERTHTGEKPYECGQCGKAFRQSIHLTQHLRIHTGEKPYACGDCGKAFSHSSSLTKHQRIHTGEKPYECRACGKAFTQITPLIQHQRTHTGEKPYECDECGKAFSQSTLLTEHRRIHTGEKPYGCNECGKTFSHSSSLSQHERTHTGEKPYECGQCGKSFRQSTHLTQHQRIHTGEKPYACGDCGKAFSHSSSLTKHQRIHTGEKPYECRACGRAFSQLAPLVQHQRVHTGEKPYECSSCGRAFSQSSLLIEHQRIHTKEKPYGCNECGKSFSHSSSLSQHERTHTGEKPYECPHCGKSFRQSTHLTQHRRIHTGEKPYTCGGCGKAFTHSSSLTKHQRTHTA, translated from the exons GAGCAAGTGACCTTTGAGGACGTGGTCGTGGACTTCACCCGGGAGGAGTGGGGGCAGCTGGAGCCTGCTCAGAGGACCCTGTACCTCGATGTGATGCTGGAGACCTTCAGGCTCCTGGTCTCCGTGG acCTGGAAACTAGACCCAAAACCAGACTGTCCTCTCCAAAGCAGGACATCACTGAAGAAAGAGGCAGCAGTGGCCTGGTGGAAAGGTTCCTGTGGGAAGGTCTGTGGTATGCCGAGGGTGACAATGCCAAGGGCCACTGGGGACAGAGTCACGAGAGTCGAGACAGCCGCATGGTGCAGGCAGCCTTCACGCCTGTGAGGACCCccatgcagcagcagcagcaggggaaTGGGTTTGGGGAAAACTTGATTCTAAGCCCCCATCTTCCACCTCAGGCGATGACTCCTGAAAGGCAAGGCCTTCACATGCCGGGGACACGCGTGAAGAGGGGGAAGCCAGACCCAGGGTTCAATGCTCAACCAAAAACGTATACAAAGGAGAAGCCCTACAAGTGCCAGGCCTGTGGAAAGGCATTTAGTCACAGCTCAGCTCTCATCGAGCACCACCGAACACACACAGGAGAGAGGCCCTACGAGTGTCACGAGTGCGGAAAGGGCTTCCGCAACAGCTCGGCGCTTACCAAGCACCAGAGAATCCACACAGGCGAGAAGCCTTACAAGTGCACTCAGTGTGGGAAGACCTTCAACCAGATCGCCCCGCTGATCCAGCACCAGAGGACGCATACTGGGGAGAAGCCCTACGAGTGCGGCGAGTGCGGCAAGGCCTTCAGCTTCAGGTCCTCCTTCAGCCAGCACGAGCGCACACACACGGGCGAGAAGCCCTATGAGTGCGGCCAGTGTGGCAAGGCCTTCCGCCAGAGCATCCACCTCACGCAGCACCTACGCATCCACACAGGCGAGAAGCCCTACGCGTGCGGCGACTGCGGCAAGGCCTTCAGCCACAGCTCATCACTCACCAAGCACCAACGCATCCACACAGGCGAGAAGCCGTACGAATGCCGCGCGTGTGGCAAGGCCTTCACACAGATCACGCCACTGATCCAGCACCAGCGCACGCACACAGGCGAGAAGCCGTACGAGTGCGATGAGTGTGGCAAGGCCTTCAGCCAGAGCACGCTCCTCACTGAGCACCGGCGCATCCACACAGGCGAGAAGCCGTACGGGTGCAACGAGTGTGGCAAGACCTTCAGCCACAGCTCGTCGCTCAGCCAGCACGAGCGCACGCACACGGGCGAGAAGCCGTACGAGTGCGGCCAGTGCGGGAAGTCCTTCAGGCAGAGCACGCACCTCACGCAGCACCAGCGCATCCACACGGGTGAGAAGCCGTACGCGTGCGGCGACTGCGGCAAGGCCTTCAGCCACAGCTCGTCGCTCACCAAGCACCAGCGCATCCACACGGGCGAGAAGCCATACGAATGCCGCGCATGCGGCCGCGCCTTCAGCCAGCTCGCGCCGCTCGTGCAGCACCAGCGCGTGCACACGGGTGAGAAGCCATACGAGTGCAGCTCGTGCGGCCGCGCCTTCAGCCAGAGCTCGCTGCTCATCGAGCACCAGCGCATCCACACGAAGGAGAAGCCGTACGGGTGCAACGAGTGTGGCAAGTCCTTCAGCCACAGCTCGTCGCTCAGCCAGCACGAGCGCACGCACACGGGTGAGAAGCCGTACGAGTGCCCTCACTGCGGGAAGTCCTTCAGGCAGAGCACACACCTCACGCAGCACCGGCGGATCCACACAGGTGAGAAGCCCTACACGTGTGGGGGCTGCGGCAAGGCCTTCACGCACAGCTCGTCGCTCACCAA
- the ZNF135 gene encoding zinc finger protein 135 isoform X2 — translation MTPERQGLHMPGTRVKRGKPDPGFNAQPKTYTKEKPYKCQACGKAFSHSSALIEHHRTHTGERPYECHECGKGFRNSSALTKHQRIHTGEKPYKCTQCGKTFNQIAPLIQHQRTHTGEKPYECGECGKAFSFRSSFSQHERTHTGEKPYECGQCGKAFRQSIHLTQHLRIHTGEKPYACGDCGKAFSHSSSLTKHQRIHTGEKPYECRACGKAFTQITPLIQHQRTHTGEKPYECDECGKAFSQSTLLTEHRRIHTGEKPYGCNECGKTFSHSSSLSQHERTHTGEKPYECGQCGKSFRQSTHLTQHQRIHTGEKPYACGDCGKAFSHSSSLTKHQRIHTGEKPYECRACGRAFSQLAPLVQHQRVHTGEKPYECSSCGRAFSQSSLLIEHQRIHTKEKPYGCNECGKSFSHSSSLSQHERTHTGEKPYECPHCGKSFRQSTHLTQHRRIHTGEKPYTCGGCGKAFTHSSSLTKHQRTHTA, via the coding sequence ATGACTCCTGAAAGGCAAGGCCTTCACATGCCGGGGACACGCGTGAAGAGGGGGAAGCCAGACCCAGGGTTCAATGCTCAACCAAAAACGTATACAAAGGAGAAGCCCTACAAGTGCCAGGCCTGTGGAAAGGCATTTAGTCACAGCTCAGCTCTCATCGAGCACCACCGAACACACACAGGAGAGAGGCCCTACGAGTGTCACGAGTGCGGAAAGGGCTTCCGCAACAGCTCGGCGCTTACCAAGCACCAGAGAATCCACACAGGCGAGAAGCCTTACAAGTGCACTCAGTGTGGGAAGACCTTCAACCAGATCGCCCCGCTGATCCAGCACCAGAGGACGCATACTGGGGAGAAGCCCTACGAGTGCGGCGAGTGCGGCAAGGCCTTCAGCTTCAGGTCCTCCTTCAGCCAGCACGAGCGCACACACACGGGCGAGAAGCCCTATGAGTGCGGCCAGTGTGGCAAGGCCTTCCGCCAGAGCATCCACCTCACGCAGCACCTACGCATCCACACAGGCGAGAAGCCCTACGCGTGCGGCGACTGCGGCAAGGCCTTCAGCCACAGCTCATCACTCACCAAGCACCAACGCATCCACACAGGCGAGAAGCCGTACGAATGCCGCGCGTGTGGCAAGGCCTTCACACAGATCACGCCACTGATCCAGCACCAGCGCACGCACACAGGCGAGAAGCCGTACGAGTGCGATGAGTGTGGCAAGGCCTTCAGCCAGAGCACGCTCCTCACTGAGCACCGGCGCATCCACACAGGCGAGAAGCCGTACGGGTGCAACGAGTGTGGCAAGACCTTCAGCCACAGCTCGTCGCTCAGCCAGCACGAGCGCACGCACACGGGCGAGAAGCCGTACGAGTGCGGCCAGTGCGGGAAGTCCTTCAGGCAGAGCACGCACCTCACGCAGCACCAGCGCATCCACACGGGTGAGAAGCCGTACGCGTGCGGCGACTGCGGCAAGGCCTTCAGCCACAGCTCGTCGCTCACCAAGCACCAGCGCATCCACACGGGCGAGAAGCCATACGAATGCCGCGCATGCGGCCGCGCCTTCAGCCAGCTCGCGCCGCTCGTGCAGCACCAGCGCGTGCACACGGGTGAGAAGCCATACGAGTGCAGCTCGTGCGGCCGCGCCTTCAGCCAGAGCTCGCTGCTCATCGAGCACCAGCGCATCCACACGAAGGAGAAGCCGTACGGGTGCAACGAGTGTGGCAAGTCCTTCAGCCACAGCTCGTCGCTCAGCCAGCACGAGCGCACGCACACGGGTGAGAAGCCGTACGAGTGCCCTCACTGCGGGAAGTCCTTCAGGCAGAGCACACACCTCACGCAGCACCGGCGGATCCACACAGGTGAGAAGCCCTACACGTGTGGGGGCTGCGGCAAGGCCTTCACGCACAGCTCGTCGCTCACCAA